In Lactiplantibacillus pentosus, the sequence CGGGCATTCAGATTGGCCGCTCAATTATGGGACCACTGATTAATGTGCTCTTTCTGATTTTTATGGCCGATACGTTTGCGATGACCTTATTGTACTTGCGCAACGGCAATAGCTGGGGTTACACCTTCACGATGAACATGTCGCTCGGGATGGTTCAAAGCCTGATTTCAGGAATTGGGATTGTCCTCGCGATTCCGGTCGCCAGTTGGTTAGCCAGCCGCTTGATGCCTAAGGAGGTGGTCGCATGAACACGATTACCGTGCTTGGGCTGATTCTATTCGGACTGATGACGTTGATTGGCGGTAAGACTGGTGCGACCGCCTTTCTAAGCTTGCTATTTAACTTTGGCTTGCTATTTTTGGCCGTCGTATTGATTTCGTGGGGCTTTCCAGCGATGGGCGTCTCACTCGTGATTGGCACGATTATTTTAGCCTTCACGATTTTCTTCGGTGAGGCGAATGAGGTCGCTGCCAAACCGGCCTATATGGCGGCGTTGATTGTCATGGTGATTTTAGTCCTGATTATTTTTCCGGTCGAAAATTGGATCATGGCCCAAGGATTTAGCCTAGAGGACAGTGAGGACCTGGAAGGCATGTCGTTGGCAATCGGGGTCTCGTTTATTGGCGTCGCGGTCACCGAAGCAATTTTGAGTACGTTGGGTGCGATTGCTGAGGCGGCGATTGCGATTGCGGCGGGATTGAGTGAAATCTTGGCACAACATCCGCAGCTGCCAACTAAACGACTTTACATTGATGGTATCAGCATTGGTAAGCAGATTATCGGGACGACGTTTAATACGCTTTTCTTTGGCTTCTTTGGTGGCTTTTTAGCCCTGTTTATTTGGTTCTCGGGGTTACACTACTCATTTGGCAGTGTCATCAATAATAAAATATTTGTCGCCGAAGTCCTGATGGTTTTATTTTCACTGATTGGCGTCATCCTGGTCGTGCCCGTTACGACGTGGGTGATGACGGTTCAGCATCGGCAGCAGGCTAAACATAACGATTGACGCTTGCCAGTAGATTTGCTAGGGTTAAGAAAACAAGTGGGAGCGTTGTTCTTATGGAAATTCGAATTGCAACACCGCAAGACGCGGCGCAGATTGCACCGTTGATTGCGATGATTTATCGAGATATGGAGATGCCGGTGCTGAAACGGGTCAGTGATGCTGATTTGAATGCAATGTTGACGACGTTGTACCTGCAGCCCGCCAACTTGGACGGGTTAGCACAGACATTTGTGGCTGTGATCGATGACCAAGTCGTGGGCGTGGCTTTTGGGCACCTCGCACAAAATGAAGTGGCCGTTAATGACTTGTTGCGGCAGACATCTGGTCAGCACGCTGGTTTTGAGGCGCCCTTGGAACTAGGCGGGGAGACGCGACCGGGAGAATGGTATCTGAGCATGTTAGCGGTTGACCCTGAAGCTCAGGGACACGGCGTCGGCAGTGCATTATTGGACGCACTCCCACAATTAGTTGGTGAGCTGGGGGCGCACAAGCTGAGTCTGAATGTTGATGACGGTAATCCGCGGGCGGCAAAGTTATACCACCGCTACGGGTTTACGGCGGATGGGCAGCTCATGATTGGGACTCATCCGTATCAGCACCTGGTAAAATCACTATAAAAATGACTAAAACCGTGGTTGTTAGTTATCGACCACGGTATTTTTTTGACCTGATTAGGCCCAGCATTCTTTGAATATTTGAGGTCAGACGGTTAAACTTAGATTATGAGCAAATTAGGAAGGTGAACGTGTCATGCAGATTTATTTTATTCGTCACGGCCGAACGCAGTATAACTTGGAACACCGGTTTCAAGGCGGCCGGGCGGACTCGCCACTGGTCGAAAGTGGTATTGCCGGCGCTAAAGCAGCGGGGACTTATCTACAAAACGTTGAATTTTCAGCCGTGTATAGCAGTCCGCAACAACGGGCGTTGGATACGGCCAAATACATCGTCGCGGCCAATCATTGGCAACCTGAGATTCAGGTCGACGACGGTCTTCGTGAGTTCGATTTTGGTGATTGGGATGGCTTGAAAGAAGACGAGGTTCAGCCACAATCTTACGCACCAATGATTTTCACGAGTCCCGCCGAGTATCAGCCCGAATTAGCAGGTGGTGGTGAGGACTATGCGACATTTGTGTCCCGAATCACAGGCACGATCCACCGACTAGTCGATCAGGTCGGTGTGTCTAACGCCAAGCCACTATTGGTTGTTTCACACGGACTGGTCACCACGATGACAGTTAAGGCGCTGATGGGCGTGCCGTTGGCCAAATTACGAGCACCGTTTATCATCAATGGTCAGGAGATGAAAACGGTCGGCCATGGTATCGTCGATAATGACAGTCTGACGGTATTATCAACCCCTGATAACCGCCAGTTTGAATTGACCCGTTGGAATGAGACGACGTATTTGGAATAGGGTGGCAAGTATAAAGGAGCTAGTATCAGTGCGGTAAACGCATGTGGATACTAGCTCCTTTATTTAACTTAATTACCCAAGAAAATCTGTTGCTTCTAAGACCCGCACACAAGCATCATGCTTGATGTGTCGCTGAGCCACGCTGAGAAAGCCTGATTCTGGGTCGCGCCGGTAGAGGATCAGTTCGTTACTGTTCTGATTAGCGCAGAGTAAGAAATGGTTATCCTTGCTCAAACCAAAGTCACGAGGGAAGACCCCTTCAGTCTTGATTTGTTGAATCTTTTCAAGTTGACGCCCATCGTCAAAAATTCGGTAGACGGCTAACGAGTTGTGCCCCCGGTTCGTCACGTACAGGAATTGCTCGTCTGCGGATAAACGAATCGCGGCAGAGCCATTATGACCAACGTAGCCTTCAGGAATATTGGAATAGTCATTTAACCAGGTGATTCGACCAGTAGCGTGGTCATATTCAGCGACTGCCACCCGACTGGCAACTTCGCCAAGGACGTAAATATGATTCGATTTTTGTGCGATTGCAATCTGCCGTGGCCCGAATCCTGGCTTGGTGCTGAAGGCAGTGACTAAGGTTAATTCACCGTTGTCAGCGACGTCATAGACGAATAATTTATCGCAACCAAGTCCGCAGACGATTAAGCGACCGTCTGGTAATAATCGGGTAAAGTGAATGTGAGCGTGGTCTTGCTCGACTTCTGGCCCCGAACCTTCAATTGGATAGTTGTGCTGTTCGCTAATATGCCACTGGTCGTCCAATTTGAACGTGTGAACCGCGTTAGTATTGTAGTTAGCGGCAAAGATGATTCTGCGCGTCGCATCTAGGAAAATGTATGATGGCACGGTGTAACTTAATTCGTTCCAGAAGTACCGGTTGGTTGCGGCATCGTAGGCTTCATAGGCTGGTGTGACACCATTTTGGTCCAACATCTTGGTATCAATCAATTTTCCGGCATCGGCTGTGGCGTCAATCACACCAACACCACCTGTATTTTCATTCTGAGTTAAAACAGTCACTAATTTATGTTGATCATTGGCAGGGTCAAAATTGAAAAACGCTGGATTATCTAATTTGACGTATGGCTCGATTGAGACGATCTTAG encodes:
- a CDS encoding histidine phosphatase family protein, with translation MQIYFIRHGRTQYNLEHRFQGGRADSPLVESGIAGAKAAGTYLQNVEFSAVYSSPQQRALDTAKYIVAANHWQPEIQVDDGLREFDFGDWDGLKEDEVQPQSYAPMIFTSPAEYQPELAGGGEDYATFVSRITGTIHRLVDQVGVSNAKPLLVVSHGLVTTMTVKALMGVPLAKLRAPFIINGQEMKTVGHGIVDNDSLTVLSTPDNRQFELTRWNETTYLE
- a CDS encoding lactonase family protein, coding for MLDKFLIGGYTSDNYTPNNQSEGIYVATLDTEQAKIVSIEPYVKLDNPAFFNFDPANDQHKLVTVLTQNENTGGVGVIDATADAGKLIDTKMLDQNGVTPAYEAYDAATNRYFWNELSYTVPSYIFLDATRRIIFAANYNTNAVHTFKLDDQWHISEQHNYPIEGSGPEVEQDHAHIHFTRLLPDGRLIVCGLGCDKLFVYDVADNGELTLVTAFSTKPGFGPRQIAIAQKSNHIYVLGEVASRVAVAEYDHATGRITWLNDYSNIPEGYVGHNGSAAIRLSADEQFLYVTNRGHNSLAVYRIFDDGRQLEKIQQIKTEGVFPRDFGLSKDNHFLLCANQNSNELILYRRDPESGFLSVAQRHIKHDACVRVLEATDFLG
- a CDS encoding GNAT family N-acetyltransferase, producing the protein MEIRIATPQDAAQIAPLIAMIYRDMEMPVLKRVSDADLNAMLTTLYLQPANLDGLAQTFVAVIDDQVVGVAFGHLAQNEVAVNDLLRQTSGQHAGFEAPLELGGETRPGEWYLSMLAVDPEAQGHGVGSALLDALPQLVGELGAHKLSLNVDDGNPRAAKLYHRYGFTADGQLMIGTHPYQHLVKSL
- a CDS encoding YibE/F family protein → MNTITVLGLILFGLMTLIGGKTGATAFLSLLFNFGLLFLAVVLISWGFPAMGVSLVIGTIILAFTIFFGEANEVAAKPAYMAALIVMVILVLIIFPVENWIMAQGFSLEDSEDLEGMSLAIGVSFIGVAVTEAILSTLGAIAEAAIAIAAGLSEILAQHPQLPTKRLYIDGISIGKQIIGTTFNTLFFGFFGGFLALFIWFSGLHYSFGSVINNKIFVAEVLMVLFSLIGVILVVPVTTWVMTVQHRQQAKHND